A single region of the Chrysoperla carnea chromosome 5, inChrCarn1.1, whole genome shotgun sequence genome encodes:
- the LOC123301507 gene encoding cyclin-dependent kinase 2-interacting protein-like, giving the protein MSRQLTPKKEENLLNTSQFIPIKLHESPGSKTAQRNLTGYPRIIRDLSADIFNDIQQWNGLHIRGAKIIKEIASLKATTYKQSHYPPELEPLCNNVLEVVNALEIIVESLKAISKKMSPIVNLHKSNTPLFISWPTSKFVLTAEKIANVYAEELDLKRTICENIAHSKDEEEATFHAVTWAVQPFIENDVNIALESLLTETGHRSIGK; this is encoded by the exons atgtcacGTCAATTAACGcctaaaaaagaagaaaatcttttaaacaCTTCTCAATTTATACCAATAAAAC TACATGAAAGTCCGGGCTCAAAAACGGCACAAAGGAATTTAACTGGATATCCAAGGATAATAAGAGATTTATCTGcagatatttttaatgatattcaaCAATGGAATGGATTACATATTCGTGGggcaaaaattatcaaagaaatTGCAAG tttaaaagCAACAACTTATAAACAATCACATTATCCTCCAGAATTAGAACCGTTATGTAACAATGTACTGGAAGTTGTTAATGCTCTTGAAATTATTGTTGAGTCATTGAAGgcaattagtaaaaaaatgagTCCCATTGTTAATTTGCATAAAAGTAATACACCATTATTTATATCTTGGCCTACTAGTAAATTTGTTTTGACTgctgaaaaaattgcaaatgttTACGCTGAAGAATTGGATTTgaaaag AACAATTTGCGAAAATATTGCACATAGTAAAGACGAAGAAGAGGCAACATTTCATGCAGTTACGTGGGCCGTTCAACCGTTTATTGAAAATGACGTTAACATCGCTCTGGAAAGTTTATTAACTGAAACTGGACATCGCAGTATtggaaaataa